Part of the Diceros bicornis minor isolate mBicDic1 chromosome 17, mDicBic1.mat.cur, whole genome shotgun sequence genome is shown below.
ttttgttccccaaagccccagtagatagttgtatgtcatagtcgcacatccttctagttgctgtatgtgggacgtggcctcagcatggctggagaagcggtgcatcggtgcgcgctggggatccgaacctgggctgccagtagcggagcgtgtgcacttgaccgctaagccacggggccggccctgataaaAGAAATTTTGATGCTACAGTAGGGTGGAGGCGAGATGAAGTAGGAAGAAGGGTGAAATGGGGAGTTGCTCTCAACaggtataaaatttcagttatgcgagatgaataagttctagagatctgttgtacaacctggtacctataattaacaatactgcattgtgcacttaaaaatgtgataagagagtagatctcatacagtgttcttaccacaataaaaaatctaactgaagaagtaatagaaaacattaatgttccaataacaataaaattcttcccatgaggaaaaaaaagagtgattttatttccttcctttaaatcaaggaaattaaaacagaCTGGATTACCCCTTTGGAGGAAAGTTGCTGTTAAATAGGGTAGAAAAATGAGGTGATAGATTGGGAGTAATGATAGTGTGAGGTTTTCctttaaatttaactttttgtttggaaataatttcaaatttacagaaaacttGCAAAATTAAGACTAGTATCAAGAATATGTGAATACCCAGTTGCATCTATTGTTAATATTTACCCCCTTTACTTTATCATTTGCTGTCTCTCTTCATAACAGATTTTTCATGACACATGTGAGGGTAGAATACATATATCATGGCCGTTTACTGCTGTACCTCCAAGTGCCTCAGTGTGTATGTCCCAAGAATAGGGGTATTTACTTGAAAAACCACAGTACTGTTATCAACTTCAGTAAATAAAATACTGATACAATaattttatctaatttaatctaATTTACCACCCATAGTTCAGTTTTGTCACTGACCCGATAACATCCTTAATAGAATTTTTCTCCCTTCCACACAGTATCCAAATTGGGTCAGGTATTTCATTTAGCTGTCAGGATTCTTCAGCCTCCTTTATTTGGAATATTTCCacagcttatttatttttttgagatggACATTTTTGTAGCATAtattctccctccacccccttttatcttctcttttttttttcctttggtaaggtggattggccctgagctaacatctgttgccagtcttcctcttttttgctgaataaaattggccctgagctaatatctgcacccatcttcctctattttgtatgtgggatgctcccacagcatggtttgacgagtggtgcatagatccgcacccgggatctgaacctgtgaaacctgggcagccaaagtggagtgtgcgaacttaaccactatgctactgggccaggcCCACTCCCTTTTCTCAATAGAACttcctcagtttgggtttctCTGATGTTCTCTCATGATTCAGTTCAGGTTATTCATTCTCAGCTGGCGTACTATGTGGTGTTATGCCATTCTCAGGGTGACATGTTTGATCACGAGGTCAAGTGGTCCTTTTTCTCCACTGTAATATTACTACGCTTCCCTTGTAACTAATAAGCAGTCTATGAGAATATACCTTAAAATGATGCAAGGATCATTCCACTATAAGCAAGACCCTGCCCTTCTCTTCAACTTATAATTGATATGTTGATTGCTTCTATGGACTCATGAATTCCTAGTTTTCAATGGCTTATAATTCATTGTTGTACTTAATAATCATGGTGCTCAAATGTCCACATTGTGTCAATGGGCCCTCCTTCAAGCTGGCTTCTGTGGACCTTGTGATAAGCCCCATTGTTTATTTGAAGATTTCCTGACTTTCTGGCATAACAAAGATGTTGCATGCTCACATTGTACCTACTCTACCTCAGTCCTGGATCAGCTAATTTTTTAGGGCGCCCTGGTTCATTTTAATGGAAAACATAGATACAAATCTGGGCTCTAGGTGAGTCAGTGCTACCGGGGTGTCTTTCTTCTTAGTAATTTTAGTGGTCTGAGGAAATATAAGCAAGCATATAAATGTATAATACAGTATACAAATATGTGcacatatatgcatgcatatatacatgcgtacatacacatgtgcatatatagatgtatatacaCCTTCATATACATATAGGAGGAATTATGAATTCACACTGATACCTCCAATTCCAGTCCATCCACTCAGGGTTCATTCTTGTTTCCCCCCCAATCCATAATTGTATCTTCCTAATTTTTGGGTGAAAACTCGGACAATCAGCATGTTACTCATTTGCTCTGTCCTATAATAGACCTAAAATATTTCAGCATAGCTTTGCCCATACTGCTACAAAAAACAAGCCGACTAAAAAGGGCTCAGGATTTGTCTACAATTCTTCCTGACCTCCTCTCAGACCAAGACTGAGGGGCTACAGCTAGATAATATGTTCATAAGCACTTGGATTAGtcctttcttttcccccattGGTATGGTTAAGGTATTCATTTGAGATAAAAatgggttgatttttttcaatttgtttcagttGTAGGTCCTCCTTCTCATCTTTATTgatttaaattgattttatttttgaatattaatattaaaaagtttCCAAAGGTCAAAACTATGTTAAAAGTATGTGATAGAAGTGTCACCCCCTAATGGGAAGGGTTTAACAAAATTATATAGGGACTATCAGAGCATGTTTGTATAATGATGATAGTAACCTAGAAAAGTGGAAGAAATTAACGATGTAAAAAGCAGAGAGGAAGAGTTGCTACTTGAAGAGTTAAATGCCTTAAGGTGATTAGATATtggtttcagaaaaaaaaataatagctgtgCAGTCCTTATTATTTCCTTAGTACTTGTATAGGCATATTACATGGCTTATGTCATTTAAACCTCTCAGGAACTCTATGATGTAGTATTATCACTAAcctcattttaaagattaggAAATTGGGAGCACAGattggttaaatgacttgcccatggTCGCTCAGCTAGTAGATGAATGACAGAGACATGATTCGAACCCAGAAAAACTACTTCTAGCTTCCCTGTGGTACCTTATCTTCCCTGTGGTAAATTCAGTGGAGGTGAGGGTATAACTTCGTGAAAGACAAATTCTCAGGTTACAGAAGGAGCAGCTTGTGACTGGGTTTAATTGTTACTTAGAACCGCTGTTTGATCCTGTCATATTGAACATTGTTCCTCAGATCCAATTTCTGTGATTTTCATGCGAAGATTGAGCAATAGCGTGAAGTCAGTGATGAGAAACCATTCGGCAATAACGACGTTCATCATACTGGGTTTGACAAATGACCCACAACTAGAGATGTTggtttttatctttctgtttatCACATATACGTTAAGTGTAATTGGGAATCTGACCATAATTTCTCTCATTTTGGTGGATTCTAATTTAAAGAAagctatgtatttttttcttcaaaatttctctttcttagaAATCTCATTCACAACTGCCTGTGTCCCCACATACCTGTACATCATATCAAGCGGGGACAGAACCATCACCATCAAAGCCTGCTTCAGCCAAATATTTTTTGTTGTCCTCTTTGCAGCTACAGAATTTTTCCTCTTGGCTGTGATgtcctatgaccgctatgtggccatctgcaaacccctGCATTACGTGACCATCATGAACAGCAGAGTCTGCAGGAATCTCATCCTCAGTTGTTGGGTATCAGGTCTATTGATTATCCTCCCGCCTCTTGGCCTGAGCCtccatttggaattctgtgactcAGTTATTGACCATTTTTTCTGTGATGCTTCTCCAATCCTGAAGAATTCATGTTCAGATACATGGTTTATAGAGCAGCTGGTTATAGTCTGTGCTGTGTTGACCTTTATATTGACCCTTGTGTGTGTAGTTCTGTCCTACATATATATCATTATGACAATTCTAAGATTACCCTCTGTCCAGCAAAGGAaaaaagccttctccacctgttCTTCACAATTGATTGTGGTTTCCATCACGTATGGCAGCTGCATTTTCACGTATATCAAACCTTCAGCTAAGGATGAAGTGGCCATTAATAAGGCAGTTTTTCTTCTCACCTCATCTGTTGCCCCGTTGTTGAACCCCTTCATTTATACCCTgagaaataaacaagtaaagcGGTCTTTCCACGACACTCTCAAAAGATTTGTATTTCATTCAAAGAAACAGTAGAACAGTATACTGGGAACTCAAAATAAAAGATATGTCAGTGGAATATGGATGGAAATAGAAGCCATGAGAATGCTTTTGGTGAGCATTAAAGATAGTTGAGAAGAATGTCTAAGAAAGCACGTTGAAGGACCCAGCATTATGTAGATGGACATTCTCTACTCCCCTGAAATTGCTAACTCTTTATATGTCTTCCTAATTTGCAATCCAAGCAACTCTCGTTAGTCTTCTGCAATAGGAATTAGTCATTAGTCCTGCATGGGGAAACTATCCTGGACATGTCTCTCCTTTCCCCTTTTGCTGCACCATCTCTTTTGCAGAGTCTTCCCTTTTCAAGCAGCTAAGTACATTGATTTTCAGGAAATGTAAAGCTGCCTTCATCTTCAATTCAGCCACATCAATTCTGTCTTCACAATAAATATCACGAGAATTTGTACAAAATGAGATTCTAATATTCCTTGCCAATTCCTATCTGAATGTACtaaaattatgataaaaaatGACTGACAAAAATGCAGCAATACAAAGAGAAATCACAATATAGCCTTTAAAGATTATTGATAATCGATACATTTTTCTCCTCTGAATAATTGTCCTCATTTCAGACCATCTGCAGTTGACATTTGTGCACCTTTGTCACAAAGCCATCCAGCAATGGTCTGATAGTCAAAGTATTTGATGGACATTTTATATATCCAAGCGGTGGAACTTATACTGCTGAGTGTATTTTGTAAATCAACGTTTTAAGTATGTGCAATATTTCTACTGCTTGAATGAGTTGTTCCCAATAAGGAACTGCCACCATTAGGGGGTGGTATTGGGATGAGTGAACAATCTGGGAGCCTCACTAGGCTCCCCTGGCCCTGACATGTGGGTTAATGTAAATCAGTGAAGGATAGGAGGGGCAAAAGAAATCACTATACTGATTAAAGAGCTGGTAAAATCAGGAATGCTTCAGAAAATCATCCAAATAATTTTACAGACTGCCCTCCAATGAGGCCAttagtcttttttgtttgtttacatgtTTGGAGGGTGTtaatctttcatttattcagtgtCATAAATAAAGTTCAGGTGTTTCCTTAGGTGTATGTAGCAGGAAATATTGTCTTCTATAAGAACTTTGGGCCAAAATAACATGTTATCTCCATCCCGTTTCATAAATTGGTTACATTCAAGCAAACAACTGCTTTAGAATACAAGTAGATAGGAATGAAATTTTGCATTTTGattaaaatgtcttatttttaaacaattttctgAAACTTTAATATCAACATCTACCTTTTTCTGTAGAACTACAGTGCTTTGTAAATTCTTACCCATAGTTACCCGAATACATTACAGTAAAATTTAAGGTCTTGGTAAAATAGCAGACTGTTGTATGATTAATATTACAGGTGTTTTTGTCTATGTCTCCACCGTGTATTTTAGTTTAACCACTACTATCTAATTCACTCAATGACGTATCACATAATCATGATTTGTCCTTAAATTTAGCTTTTCTTTATTGGGAaacttttgattactgattcaatatccttactcattattggtctgttcatattttctatttcttcatgattcagtcttggtagcttgtatgtttctaagaatttatccatttcttctagatttttcaatttgttggtgtataattattcCTAGTAGTCTCCTatggtcctttgtatttctgtggtgtcagttgtagtgtcttctctttaatttttgatttttaaattggagttttctctctgttttcttagtctagctaaaggtttgccaattctgtttatctttccaaacgaccagctcttagtttcattgatcttttctattgtttcggGTCTctatgtcattgatttatgttgtGATATCTGGTATTCTCTCCTTCTGCTAGATTTgtgcttagtttttttttttttaataattctttcaagtgtaaaattatgttattttttgagatttttcttttttcttaatataggcatttattgctataaacttccctcttagaacttctTTTTGTGCATCCcatattttggtatattgtgtttccattttcgtTTTTTTGATATCCCTTTTAATGTCTTCTTTGACccgttggttgttcaggagtTTGTTgtctaatttccacatatttgtgaattttccagttttcctcctgttattgatttccagtttcatgcatttctggtcagaaaagatgcttggtatgatttaactcctcttaaattttctaagacttgttttgtgacctaacatatgatctacctTGTAGAATGCTCCATTtgtgcttgagaaaaatgtgtattttgctgctgttggatggaatgttctgcatatgactgttaagtccatttggtctcaaGCATAGTTCAAGTCCAGTGTTTTGTATTGGATTTTGTCTGCATcatctatccattgttaaaagtggggtattgaagtccaccactattattgtattgttgtctctttctcccttcaagtctgttagtatttgcttaaggtatttaggtgctccaatgttgggtgcatatatatttacaattggtAAATTATAAATTGATAAATAGACCCCtctgtcattatataatgaccttctttgaatcttgttacagtttttggctTAAAATTTACTTTGCCTCATGTAAGTGTAActactcctgctctcttttgatttccatttgcctggaatatctttttccatccctttactttgagTTTATATGTGTCTTTGCAGCTGACGtgaatctcttgtaggcagcatctagttgggtcttattttttaaatccgtTCAGCCAATCTgttccttttgattggagaatttaatctatttaaatataaattaattttttgataggtaaggacttactaatgccatctgttttctggctgttttaaagtttctttgtccttttcttcctctctttttctcttcgtTTATGAATAGATGATTTTCTGTAGGAGTGTGCTttgattctctttatcttttgtgtatcttctgtaggtttttgcttagtgattaccatgaggcttacataaaacagcttatagatataacagtctattaagctaataacaacttaactttaatTGCACAGAAAAACTATCCTTTTATTCCCCTccacattttaagtttttaatattacaatttatctctttttatataGTGTCCATTgataaattattgtagctatagttatttttaatacttttatccATAAACCTATATACTAGTGTTAAGTGATTAGCATAACAcaatattacagtattagagcaTTGTGAGTTTGACTATATACTTCagaagtatatagaaatatgaaaacatattttcatttgttttcctgttactaattagcatcctttcatatCAGTTTGAAGAATTCCTTTTAGCATTGCTTGTGAGGCACGTCTAGTGGTTTCCCTCAGCTTTCTTTGTTTGGGAATGttcttatctctccttcatttctgaaggataactttgctgggtgaAATATTcgtggttggcagttttttcttccagcactttgaatatatcatcatACTCTTTCTTGGCCTGTAAGGTTTTTGCTGAGAGAcccactgatagccttatgggatttctcTTGTTATGTGAgcggtttctttttttctgttgctgcttttgaaattctccctttgtctttgattttagacacATTTGTTATAACACGTTTTGGAGAATGTTTTGGGTTGAAATTAGGAAGGGACCTATGAGCGTCATAAACATGGATGTCCAGATCTCTCCCCAGTTTCGGGaagttctcagtcattatttctttgaataagctttctaCTTTTTTGTCTTTCTGCATCTTTCTCTTCTGAGACTCTAATAATGTGCGATTGTTTCTCTAATGGTAGCCCATAGTTTACATaggttttcttcactctttttcatccttttctcttctcctccagaaaatttaaaattatctgaCCTCTACTTgcagattctttgttctgttttatcCAGTCTGCTGTTGATGCTCACtattgcctttttaattttattcattgtattcttaagctctagaatttctgtttggttcttttttatgatttctagctctgtgttaaacttctcattttgttcatgtattgtttttctgattttgtcgaattgtctttttgtgatttctTATAGCTCACTGAGATTCcttaaaacaactattttaaactctttttgGGCAAATTggagatctccatttctttggggttaTTACTGGAAGATGATTGTGTTCCTTCGTTGGTGTCATGactccttgatttttcatgttccttgaagtCCTCCATTGGTGTCTTCACATTTGAGGAAGCAGTCACCTCCAGTCTTTACGACTTTCTTCAGGAGAGAAATACATTCCTTTTGTCCTGTTAAGGATTCTGAGGCTCTGTCAGAACTTTTTTTATCTATATGCCTGCTCCATGCTTTTGTTCCCTCTTGTGGGGGAATTTTTAAGACTGTATTCCTTCTCTGGATCCTGCAAAGCCAGGCTGGGAGCTGACAGCTTCTGTTGTTTGCTTTCCCTAGGGCAGTGCTGAATGTTCAATATTGTGTGCTTCCTTCCAGGTC
Proteins encoded:
- the LOC131416513 gene encoding olfactory receptor 6C2-like, translating into MRRLSNSVKSVMRNHSAITTFIILGLTNDPQLEMLVFIFLFITYTLSVIGNLTIISLILVDSNLKKAMYFFLQNFSFLEISFTTACVPTYLYIISSGDRTITIKACFSQIFFVVLFAATEFFLLAVMSYDRYVAICKPLHYVTIMNSRVCRNLILSCWVSGLLIILPPLGLSLHLEFCDSVIDHFFCDASPILKNSCSDTWFIEQLVIVCAVLTFILTLVCVVLSYIYIIMTILRLPSVQQRKKAFSTCSSQLIVVSITYGSCIFTYIKPSAKDEVAINKAVFLLTSSVAPLLNPFIYTLRNKQVKRSFHDTLKRFVFHSKKQ